ATAGAATTGGCAAAACATACCGTGATTAAAgggtattgaaaatgtttgcCATTCCACAAGATACTTGTGTCATTAGAAAGGTTTGAGGTCAATCATTTTCAAGTATCTCAAAGTATTCTTCCGGAATATTATAGGAACAGGCTTATATCTAAAAGAAGTACCGCCTTCAGTGGCTTAAATGTTAACATACATTTTATATATTCCATTTCAAGGGCTTagaagtacatatgtatgtatatgtgtggaTCTGTAGTATTTGGTGTGAACAAAGTCTTGTATGTTGTCTTATTATGTTTTTTGTTCGCACAGATTTACAAAATGTCATTTGCCTTGAAGATCCTTTTTTGATTGTCTGTACATGTACGGCAAGATCCTTGTGAAGTTTATCGGCAGACTGTTTCTGTATAAGGCCGGCGTCTTTAGAATTCTGTGAaagaaatatacatattttaattatttgttAATAAGAGAAAACTATGAACAAAAATTAACATTCTATAGATGATTGTGATTAGAAGTAATTACATGCATGGTTACTTTATAAGTCCATCATTGTGGACTCAAACCAGGGGGCACTTTCGATGCCCTCGAGCATTTTCATAATATCATTGAGACTGTGATTGGCTTCACCAACAGTTGATAGAATTACGGACTGGTCTAAATCCTGTCCAATTGCGATATTGCCTTGATCAGTAGCTTCTGTATCTTGACTTTCATTTTCATGACCTACGGTTACTTCATTACCCACATCAAGAAACTGATTGGCTAAAAAGTTTTCAAGTCCTGATAGCGTATCGACATCATAGTCAAATGCAGCAGATGGGGTATCCGTGATATTTTGACCCGCTGGGATCGGTTCAGTCCACGTCTGATTAACGACAGAACGATCGACAGTGGAACGTGGGGCAAAAATACTTTCTGCTGGTGCATTAATCGGTGGCTCATAGAACTGAGGGATAATAGGTGGTTAATTTATTCAGGTTCAATCACAGCAGTACTTGCAAACACTAATAATTATCTACAAAGTCTATAGACTCAAGCTAAGGCGTATGAATAAAATAGCACTGGTTTTAAGTCGTTTTTGTTGTGTGGTTTAAAAGTTGATGACATATTCAACTCACCTTTTGCTTATACTGCTTCCTAGGCGGCTCTAGGGACCTATGTAGCTCACATGTCTCGTTCCCCATGTCCCAGACAGCATCCTGGCAGACATTGCCGTTGCGTTCCTCCCCGCAATCGCGGAATATCATCTGGCGTCTATCCGATAGAATATGCCTGCGGCAGTGCTTGGTGGACTGTATCGCTGGCAGTCCACACTGATGGCCGTACAATTTGAAAATGCACTTTGAGGCGTAGAAAGTCTTGCGCACGTAATCGTGCTTGGACTGGTCGCGTTTCTCTCTGTATCTCTTGTAGAAATACGCCTCTTTGCCCTGTCGACGATGATAGCTGTTGAAAGCCCTCAGCTTTTGGTAGAGCTTCAGCTCGTGCGGTGATTTATTGGCCTGATCCAAAATGCTGCCTGCAAATATAAATACAACTGTGAGTTCTCGTGGCAGACGCGTAAAGTGTTTGAACTGCACAGTAGGTTTCCTGTTCTTTGCGTAAGTCAATTAAGTACTGGCGTCGTCGCTTCCTCATGTGGCGTGCCAAAAACTTGAGCTCCTCGCCGTACAGAGTCTGAAGTTTCTCCACTTTTCTTAGAGTGTTCTTTACGAACTCGGGACGAGTGTAGACGCCGCCGTGTCTGCAGACAAAGGATAAGGTTTACGGGACATCACAACGATTGGGCTGAGTAGCGATCTTACTTTAGAGGTTCATCGTAGTCGGAGTCGATGCTTTCATAATCAGACTCATCAAATTCGAC
This region of Drosophila miranda strain MSH22 chromosome 2, D.miranda_PacBio2.1, whole genome shotgun sequence genomic DNA includes:
- the LOC108157583 gene encoding KAT8 regulatory NSL complex subunit 2-like isoform X2, producing the protein MAGLSPSKMPKYSRFDGKCSPEKEEQLRDQIHMELTKARYCANQTYICSLVRIEGYKFCIRHILCDPLAPFRRCAFVYLNKRKCINAVPKYDARKKEILTPLCFEHNRQLQLRKARMTLGCFRSGVETNETLLSSLSHHLNVKEPEAPKPVDNKDEDDDVIDVVSPQVTPFLPQEHRNSVENVAGAVVSRKRIVEYASDISSDDEDPPCVRNTLPDVEFDESDYESIDSDYDEPLKHGGVYTRPEFVKNTLRKVEKLQTLYGEELKFLARHMRKRRRQYLIDLRKEQETYCSILDQANKSPHELKLYQKLRAFNSYHRRQGKEAYFYKRYREKRDQSKHDYVRKTFYASKCIFKLYGHQCGLPAIQSTKHCRRHILSDRRQMIFRDCGEERNGNVCQDAVWDMGNETCELHRSLEPPRKQYKQKNSKDAGLIQKQSADKLHKDLAVHVQTIKKGSSRQMTFCKSVRTKNIIRQHTRLCSHQILQIHTYTYICTSKPLKWNI
- the LOC108157583 gene encoding KAT8 regulatory NSL complex subunit 2-like isoform X1 codes for the protein MAGLSPSKMPKYSRFDGKCSPEKEEQLRDQIHMELTKARYCANQTYICSLVRIEGYKFCIRHILCDPLAPFRRCAFVYLNKRKCINAVPKYDARKKEILTPLCFEHNRQLQLRKARMTLGCFRSGVETNETLLSSLSHHLNVKEPEAPKPVDNKDEDDDVIDVVSPQVTPFLPQEHRNSVENVAGAVVSRKRIVEYASDISSDDEDPPCVRNTLPDVEFDESDYESIDSDYDEPLKHGGVYTRPEFVKNTLRKVEKLQTLYGEELKFLARHMRKRRRQYLIDLRKEQETYCSILDQANKSPHELKLYQKLRAFNSYHRRQGKEAYFYKRYREKRDQSKHDYVRKTFYASKCIFKLYGHQCGLPAIQSTKHCRRHILSDRRQMIFRDCGEERNGNVCQDAVWDMGNETCELHRSLEPPRKQYKQKFYEPPINAPAESIFAPRSTVDRSVVNQTWTEPIPAGQNITDTPSAAFDYDVDTLSGLENFLANQFLDVGNEVTVGHENESQDTEATDQGNIAIGQDLDQSVILSTVGEANHSLNDIMKMLEGIESAPWFESTMMDL